Proteins encoded by one window of Cylindrospermum stagnale PCC 7417:
- the uvsE gene encoding UV DNA damage repair endonuclease UvsE, whose amino-acid sequence MTAIQFPNLPDAQRSQYSTLPQLGLVCITVDKQVRFRTMTRTRYLQLSLEQRQSSLREIYQHNLQRLDKALSFCQENNLQLYRMSSALFPLSDMEDEIGANILEEMSADLGKIGQRAQALGIRMVLHPDQYVVLSSESAEVVQTSIKILARHARTMDLLGLPQSPWSLMNIHGGKSQRADQLVGVISELPETIKSRLTFENDEYAYSASEILAVCQRAGVPMVFDAHHHICHEKLDSYDHPSVASMFYAARETWKNPDWQLVHISNGETAFNDRKHSDLISAMPDVYHQAPWIEVEAKHKENAIAYLRSWWLMPNNKK is encoded by the coding sequence ATGACCGCAATCCAGTTTCCCAATTTACCTGATGCACAGCGAAGTCAATACAGCACTCTGCCGCAGTTAGGGCTAGTTTGCATCACCGTTGATAAACAAGTGCGCTTTCGGACAATGACGCGCACGCGCTACTTGCAACTATCTCTAGAACAACGCCAAAGCAGTCTCAGAGAAATCTATCAGCATAATTTACAACGTTTGGATAAAGCATTATCTTTCTGTCAGGAGAATAATCTTCAGCTTTATCGAATGTCTTCGGCTTTATTTCCCTTGAGTGATATGGAAGACGAAATCGGCGCCAACATATTAGAGGAAATGAGCGCTGATTTAGGCAAAATTGGGCAACGGGCCCAAGCATTAGGCATCAGAATGGTGCTGCATCCTGATCAATATGTGGTGTTGAGTTCTGAATCTGCGGAAGTTGTGCAAACAAGTATTAAAATTTTGGCACGACATGCCCGCACAATGGATTTGCTGGGCTTACCTCAGTCACCTTGGTCTTTGATGAATATTCATGGGGGCAAATCTCAACGCGCTGATCAACTGGTGGGGGTGATCTCAGAGTTGCCAGAAACAATCAAAAGCCGCTTGACTTTTGAGAATGATGAATACGCCTACAGCGCTAGTGAAATTTTAGCAGTGTGTCAACGCGCTGGTGTACCAATGGTGTTTGATGCTCATCATCATATTTGTCACGAAAAATTAGACAGCTATGATCATCCGAGTGTAGCGTCGATGTTTTACGCAGCGCGGGAAACTTGGAAAAATCCAGATTGGCAATTAGTGCATATTTCCAACGGGGAAACGGCTTTCAACGATCGCAAGCATAGCGATTTAATCAGCGCGATGCCTGATGTCTACCATCAAGCACCTTGGATAGAAGTGGAAGCTAAACACAAGGAAAATGCGATCGCTTATTTGCGCTCTTGGTGGTTAATGCCGAATAATAAAAAATAA